In Toxotes jaculatrix isolate fToxJac2 chromosome 12, fToxJac2.pri, whole genome shotgun sequence, the following are encoded in one genomic region:
- the zfpl1 gene encoding zinc finger protein-like 1 has translation MGLCKCPKRKVTNLFCFEHRVNVCEHCLVFNHNKCIVQSYLQWLQDSDYNPNCTLCNTPLITQDTVRLVCYDVFHWSCLNNLASRLPLHTAPAGYQCPTCQGPVFPPSNLASPIAEVLKEQLSSVNWARAGLGLPLIEEPIEETTANDVTDYTDWSTFDAQEQSNIYPSHSYNTSLSPPPNSVSTPAQEDLGGLRKNGDSDKQEHSVINFTNANTCDTVTIHTASSPRKLYDTRDVGHSSVTQIDFDDDKYRRRPALSWFAQILKNRTGGKRTSLSWKQRVFMLLLVGVLGFFTLIIIMAKLGRASAGSDPNLDPLLNPNIRVGKN, from the exons ATGGGTCTCTGCAAGTGCCCGAAGAGAAAGGTGACCAATTTATTCTGCTTCGAACATCGTGTAAATGTGTGCGAGCATTGCCTTGTCTTCAACCACAACAAG TGTATCGTGCAGTCATATCTGCAGTGGCTTCAGGACAGCGATTACAACCCCAACTGTACTCTGTGTAATACTCCACTGATCACCCAAGACACTGTCAGACTGGTCTGCTATG ATGTGTTCCACTGGTCCTGTCTTAATAACCTGGCCTCTCGGCTGCCCCTCCATACGGCCCCAGCAGGATACCAGTGTCCCACCTGTCAGGGTCCAGTGTTTCCCCCTTCCAACCTGGCCAGCCCAATTGCTGAGGTGCTGAAAGAGCAGCTGTCATCTGTTAACTGGGCAAGAGCTGGTTTGGGGCTGCCGCTG ATTGAAGAACCCATCGAGGAGACCACAGCTAATGATGTCACTGATTATACTGACTGGTCAACATTTGATG CACAAGAACAAAGTAACATTTACCCCAGCCACTCTTACAACACCAGCCTCAGCCCACCACCAAACTCAGTCTCAACTCCAGCACAGGAAGACCTTGGAGGTCTTCGTAAAAATGGGGATTCAGATAAGCAAGAGCACTCTGTGATCAACTTTACCAATGCCAATACCTGTGACACAGTTACAATACACACAG CATCATCCCCAAGAAAGCTCTACGACACACGGGACGTTGGTCACAGCTCTGTCACACAGATCGACTTTGATGACGACAAATACCGGCGACGACCAGCGTTAAGTTGGTTTGCTCAAATTCTCAA gaaCCGCACAGGTGGAAAGCGGACATCTCTGTCCTGGAAACAGCGAGTCTTCATGCTTCTTCTGGTCGGTGTGCTTGGATTCTTTACACTGATAATCATCATGGCTAAACTTGGACGTGCCTCAGCTGGCTCAGATCCAAATTTGGATCCTCTTCTTAACCCCAACATTCGTGTGGGGAAAAACTGA